The proteins below are encoded in one region of Acidobacteriota bacterium:
- the glmM gene encoding phosphoglucosamine mutase, translating into MRKLFGTDGMRGVAGTPPLDGSTLYRLGRALAVILARAPERSAPPRVLLGRDTRESCGWIAAALSRGIRDGGGEPVSAGVLPTPGLALLTRRDDFAAGLMVSASHNPYEDNGVKVFAADGSKLSDHSEASIEAEMEALGDVAPPVGDDAATDDHDHLLEEYLAFLDHCREGVDLEGVLVALDCAHGAAHQVGPEAFRRAGAGVVVTGDAPDGRNINDGVGSLHPEVAAELVRSSGASLGFCFDGDADRCIAIAGDGTILDGDFLLYYMGCALHRAGQLKGATVVATVMSNLGLEKALEAEGLAMLRTPVGDRYVLEALRRRDLSLGGEQSGHVILMDYAPTGDGVLTALTLARMWKQGAGDLLEAAARIRRYPQVLKNVRVRSKPAIADHPVLAAAVADAERRMAGEGRVVVRYSGTEPKARVMIEGADARLVEDLADELVTLFERELG; encoded by the coding sequence ATGAGAAAACTCTTTGGCACCGACGGTATGAGGGGTGTGGCGGGCACCCCCCCCCTCGACGGATCCACGCTCTACCGCCTCGGGCGCGCCCTGGCGGTGATCCTCGCTCGCGCGCCGGAACGATCGGCGCCGCCGCGAGTGCTGTTGGGGCGGGATACCCGCGAGTCCTGCGGCTGGATCGCCGCCGCCCTGTCCCGGGGCATCCGTGACGGCGGGGGCGAGCCGGTCAGCGCCGGCGTGCTGCCCACACCGGGCCTGGCGCTGCTCACACGCCGGGACGACTTCGCGGCGGGACTGATGGTCTCCGCCTCCCACAACCCCTACGAGGACAACGGCGTCAAGGTTTTCGCCGCCGACGGCAGCAAGCTCTCCGATCACTCGGAAGCCTCTATCGAAGCGGAAATGGAGGCCCTCGGGGACGTGGCGCCGCCGGTCGGTGACGACGCCGCGACCGACGACCACGATCATCTGCTCGAGGAGTACCTGGCCTTCCTGGACCACTGCCGGGAGGGGGTCGACCTGGAGGGCGTCCTGGTGGCCCTGGACTGCGCCCACGGCGCGGCCCACCAGGTGGGCCCCGAAGCCTTCCGCCGGGCGGGAGCCGGGGTGGTGGTCACCGGCGACGCGCCCGACGGCCGCAACATCAACGACGGCGTCGGCTCGCTCCATCCGGAGGTGGCCGCGGAGCTGGTGCGCAGCAGCGGTGCGAGCCTGGGCTTCTGCTTCGACGGCGACGCCGACCGCTGCATCGCGATTGCCGGCGACGGCACGATTCTCGACGGCGACTTCCTGCTCTACTACATGGGGTGCGCCCTGCACCGGGCGGGGCAGCTCAAGGGAGCCACCGTGGTGGCCACGGTGATGAGCAATCTGGGCCTCGAGAAAGCCCTCGAGGCCGAGGGATTGGCCATGCTCCGCACTCCCGTCGGTGACCGCTACGTACTCGAGGCCCTCCGTAGGCGCGACCTCAGCCTGGGGGGCGAGCAGTCGGGCCACGTCATCCTGATGGACTATGCCCCTACCGGCGACGGGGTGCTCACCGCCCTGACCCTGGCCCGGATGTGGAAGCAGGGCGCCGGCGATCTGCTCGAGGCAGCGGCGCGCATCCGGCGTTACCCCCAAGTACTCAAGAACGTACGGGTCCGCTCGAAGCCCGCCATCGCCGACCATCCCGTCCTGGCCGCCGCTGTCGCCGACGCCGAACGCCGGATGGCCGGCGAAGGCCGCGTGGTGGTGCGCTACTCGGGGACCGAACCCAAGGCCCGGGTGATGATCGAAGGCGCCGACGCCCGCCTGGTGGAAGACCTGGCCGACGAACTGGTGACGCTGTTCGAGCGGGAGTTGGGCTGA
- a CDS encoding pyridoxine 5'-phosphate synthase: MTRLSVNIDHVATVRQARRAAEPDPIAAAVICELAGAHGITCHIRGDRRHIQDDDLRRLREVVGTRLNVEMAATARMLEIARRHRPHLVTLVPEREGEVTTEGGIDAARLRRRLRGHITALRRSRIDVSLFIDPQIEQIEAAAELGVGTVELNTNAYAAAGSERARARAYDAFVAAAARAEALGLRVAAGHGLTVRNVAPIADVPQVFELNIGHSIVARAIFLGLGDAVSEMLDAIGA, from the coding sequence ATGACGCGTCTGTCGGTCAACATCGATCATGTGGCTACCGTGAGGCAGGCCCGCCGGGCCGCGGAACCCGACCCCATCGCCGCGGCGGTGATCTGCGAGTTGGCCGGGGCTCACGGCATCACCTGTCACATCCGGGGCGACCGGCGGCACATCCAGGACGACGACCTGCGGCGACTGCGCGAGGTGGTGGGCACCCGCCTCAATGTGGAGATGGCCGCCACCGCCCGCATGCTGGAAATCGCCCGCCGCCACCGCCCCCACCTGGTCACCCTGGTGCCCGAACGGGAGGGCGAGGTGACCACCGAGGGGGGCATCGACGCCGCCCGCCTGCGCCGACGCCTGCGCGGGCACATCACCGCCCTGCGGCGCTCGCGCATCGACGTCTCCCTGTTCATCGATCCCCAGATCGAGCAGATCGAAGCGGCCGCGGAGCTGGGAGTCGGCACGGTGGAACTGAACACCAACGCCTATGCCGCGGCCGGGAGCGAGCGGGCCCGGGCCCGGGCCTACGACGCCTTCGTGGCCGCCGCGGCGCGGGCGGAGGCACTGGGCCTGCGGGTGGCTGCCGGCCACGGCCTGACGGTGCGCAACGTGGCCCCCATCGCCGACGTCCCCCAGGTCTTCGAGCTGAACATCGGACACAGTATCGTCGCGCGCGCGATTTTCCTCGGCCTCGGCGACGCCGTCTCGGAAATGCTCGACGCCATCGGAGCCTGA